From Desulfofalx alkaliphila DSM 12257, one genomic window encodes:
- the nuoK gene encoding NADH-quinone oxidoreductase subunit NuoK, whose translation MLTTISPMHFVALSMALFCIGLFGVVVKRNAIVVLICVELMLNAVIINLVAFNKFITPELFTGQLFSIFVITVAAAEVGVGLAILIAIYRNRLSVNLDDFNILKW comes from the coding sequence ATGCTGACAACGATTAGCCCCATGCATTTTGTGGCACTGTCGATGGCCCTATTCTGCATTGGCTTGTTTGGTGTGGTGGTCAAGAGAAATGCCATTGTAGTGTTGATTTGTGTTGAACTTATGTTAAATGCGGTAATTATAAACTTAGTGGCCTTTAACAAATTTATTACCCCGGAGCTCTTTACCGGACAGTTATTTTCAATTTTTGTTATTACTGTGGCTGCAGCCGAAGTGGGTGTAGGGTTAGCCATACTGATTGCCATATACCGCAATAGATTATCTGTTAACTTAGACGACTTTAATATTTTGAAATGGTAG
- a CDS encoding DUF2512 family protein gives MEKFNHATALIIKFVAMAIILVIALPMISTMNIFQSLITAVVLTALAYAIGDLYILSASNNIYATLADAGMAFAIIWFMNFLLTGAPINLGGLLVLAVIIGAVEYFFHKYVAGTVLEGDKVEVKEVNE, from the coding sequence ATGGAAAAATTCAATCATGCCACTGCACTGATTATTAAATTTGTGGCAATGGCAATTATTTTGGTAATTGCCCTACCAATGATTAGCACCATGAATATTTTTCAGTCACTGATCACTGCTGTGGTACTGACTGCACTGGCCTATGCCATTGGTGACCTGTATATTTTATCTGCGAGCAATAACATCTATGCAACACTGGCCGATGCGGGTATGGCCTTTGCGATAATCTGGTTTATGAATTTCCTTCTTACGGGGGCACCGATAAATCTGGGCGGTTTGTTGGTACTCGCTGTAATAATCGGTGCGGTAGAATACTTTTTCCACAAATATGTGGCCGGGACCGTTTTGGAAGGAGATAAGGTAGAAGTTAAAGAAGTCAATGAATAG
- the nuoH gene encoding NADH-quinone oxidoreductase subunit NuoH → MENLFVNIAGSLRIMFEHMGLSPLLSDTALMVVKILAILLFIIINALWLVYMERKVAGYIQCRPGPNRVGPKGLLQTTADIGKLMSKEVVIPKSADKVLFLLAPALIFTPPLLVFMVVPFGENMAAVDLNIGLVYFFALASLSTVIFWMAGWASNNKYSLLGSMRVVAQMVSYELPLIISIFGIVMITGSLNISEIVRSQENMWFIFLQPVAFLIFFIAMVAEANRAPFDLAEGESEIIAGPFTEYGGMAFALFFLAEYTSVLLAAFMTATLFLGGWLAPFGLTFIPGWIWMLIKVYLMIYVIMWLRWTFPRIRVDQLMNFGWKVLLPVSVANVFVTGIGLKVFQMMGW, encoded by the coding sequence ATGGAAAATTTATTTGTTAATATTGCCGGTTCGTTGCGGATTATGTTTGAACACATGGGATTGTCCCCGCTGTTAAGCGATACTGCCCTAATGGTGGTAAAAATACTAGCCATACTGTTGTTTATTATAATTAACGCACTGTGGCTGGTTTATATGGAACGTAAGGTTGCGGGCTACATCCAATGTCGTCCTGGGCCGAATCGGGTTGGTCCCAAGGGCTTGTTACAAACAACCGCTGACATAGGGAAACTAATGAGTAAAGAGGTTGTTATTCCAAAATCAGCGGATAAGGTATTGTTTTTATTAGCTCCTGCGTTAATATTTACACCCCCGCTGCTGGTATTTATGGTGGTACCCTTTGGGGAAAATATGGCTGCAGTGGACTTGAATATCGGACTGGTATACTTTTTTGCCCTGGCTTCACTGTCTACGGTGATTTTTTGGATGGCCGGCTGGGCATCAAACAATAAATACTCACTGCTGGGGAGTATGAGGGTTGTTGCCCAAATGGTCAGTTACGAATTGCCGTTAATTATATCGATCTTTGGCATAGTGATGATAACCGGCTCCTTGAACATAAGTGAAATTGTACGCTCGCAGGAGAATATGTGGTTTATCTTTTTGCAGCCGGTGGCTTTTTTGATATTTTTCATTGCCATGGTGGCAGAGGCCAATAGGGCACCCTTTGATTTGGCAGAGGGTGAGTCAGAAATTATTGCCGGTCCCTTTACCGAATACGGTGGTATGGCCTTTGCGCTGTTCTTTTTGGCTGAATATACAAGTGTATTGCTTGCCGCTTTTATGACAGCAACCCTCTTTTTAGGTGGTTGGCTGGCGCCCTTTGGTCTTACCTTTATACCGGGCTGGATTTGGATGCTCATTAAGGTTTACCTGATGATTTATGTAATCATGTGGCTCCGTTGGACCTTCCCCCGCATCCGCGTTGACCAGTTAATGAATTTTGGTTGGAAAGTATTGCTTCCTGTTTCGGTGGCCAATGTATTTGTTACCGGTATAGGGCTAAAGGTCTTTCAAATGATGGGGTGGTGA
- a CDS encoding NADH-quinone oxidoreductase subunit C: protein MESNQIIQQIKEEFPETEIIEKTLFIPLSKLLPVARKLREEYLFNYLTNQTATDYGEYFELVYNICRVPAGNMLMFKTRVARNNARVPSLYEIWPGAEWQEREIYDLLGIEFTNHPDLRRILMPDDYQHHPLRKDFKWVGGRD from the coding sequence ATGGAAAGCAATCAAATAATACAGCAAATTAAAGAGGAGTTTCCAGAGACTGAAATAATTGAAAAAACATTGTTTATACCACTTTCAAAGTTGCTGCCGGTGGCCCGTAAACTGAGAGAAGAGTATCTTTTTAATTATTTAACAAACCAAACTGCCACCGATTATGGAGAATATTTTGAGCTGGTATATAACATCTGCAGGGTACCGGCCGGCAATATGTTAATGTTTAAAACAAGGGTGGCCCGCAATAACGCCAGGGTACCTTCGCTATATGAAATCTGGCCCGGTGCAGAATGGCAGGAGCGAGAAATCTACGACCTACTGGGAATTGAGTTCACCAACCATCCGGATTTGCGTAGAATTCTGATGCCGGATGATTATCAGCATCATCCACTGCGCAAAGATTTTAAGTGGGTTGGGGGTAGAGACTAA
- the nuoL gene encoding NADH-quinone oxidoreductase subunit L has protein sequence MVEFAMYQAWLIPLLPALAFLIIVFLTRPWHKLSSAVSIAAITGSFVLSALAAFGVFTNADFKSQALVYQLRWFGMEGLYVDVGIYLDPASAMMIFMVTLVTVLIQIYSTGYMKGDPGYPVFFSYLSLFAASMLGLILSSNLLQMFVFWELVGLCSYLLIGFYNHKVSAREAAKKAFVTCRVADFGLLLGLLAIQIIFGTLNIHDLSQIIPNFESYTTMGMMTLIAVLVFIGPIGKSGQFPLHVWLPDAMEGPTPVSALIHAATMVVAGVYLVGRTMFLFVEVPSAMYLVAVVGGFTALFAATIALTQREIKRILAYSTVSQLGYMMLALGIGSLTASFFHLWTHAFFKALMFLAAGSVLHALNKADVWDMGGLIKKMPITGWTFVVGGLAIAGIPPFAGFWSKDEILLEAFLQGHYVLFFMATLTAFLTAFYMWRMIFLVFFGEEKAGNNPHESPLSMTVPLVILAVFATFAGIVGTPWTHLWQDWIFYGHPHQVEPVIWIMLLSVAVAVAGIALAYRLYVADKDKVLAGSLAQRFKPIYTLLYNKYYMDEMYLWFNHQVVDKSAKLTYLFDIYVVDGIVNGLAAITKGLGCGIRYSQTGRMQTYALVFFMAVLVITVILAFNDTSSTPLIMGGVK, from the coding sequence ATGGTAGAGTTTGCGATGTATCAAGCCTGGCTGATACCTCTACTGCCGGCCCTGGCATTTCTAATCATCGTTTTTTTAACACGGCCCTGGCATAAACTCAGCTCTGCGGTGTCAATAGCCGCTATAACCGGTTCATTTGTGCTTTCGGCACTGGCTGCTTTTGGTGTCTTTACCAATGCTGATTTTAAAAGTCAGGCACTGGTGTATCAATTGCGCTGGTTTGGTATGGAGGGGCTGTATGTTGACGTGGGTATTTATCTGGACCCCGCCTCGGCCATGATGATTTTTATGGTTACCTTGGTAACGGTGTTAATCCAGATCTACTCCACCGGATATATGAAAGGTGATCCCGGTTACCCGGTGTTCTTTTCCTATTTATCATTATTTGCAGCATCAATGCTGGGTTTGATTTTGTCCAGCAACCTGCTGCAGATGTTTGTATTCTGGGAATTGGTTGGTCTGTGTTCATATTTGTTAATTGGTTTTTATAACCATAAGGTATCCGCCCGGGAGGCGGCGAAAAAGGCCTTCGTTACCTGTCGGGTGGCGGATTTCGGCTTGCTGCTGGGCTTGTTGGCCATTCAAATTATTTTCGGAACATTAAATATCCATGACTTATCTCAAATAATTCCTAACTTTGAAAGCTATACCACCATGGGTATGATGACGCTGATTGCTGTGTTGGTGTTTATCGGGCCTATCGGTAAATCGGGTCAGTTTCCGCTGCACGTGTGGTTGCCCGATGCCATGGAAGGTCCTACACCTGTCTCTGCTTTGATTCATGCTGCCACCATGGTTGTGGCCGGTGTCTATCTGGTGGGGCGGACAATGTTCTTGTTTGTGGAAGTACCCTCAGCCATGTATTTGGTGGCTGTGGTGGGTGGATTTACGGCGCTGTTTGCGGCTACAATTGCCCTTACCCAACGGGAAATTAAGCGCATACTGGCCTATTCCACAGTCAGTCAGTTGGGGTATATGATGCTGGCACTGGGCATAGGCAGTTTAACAGCATCCTTTTTTCACCTGTGGACCCACGCTTTCTTTAAGGCGCTGATGTTTTTAGCTGCCGGTTCTGTGTTGCACGCCTTAAACAAAGCCGATGTGTGGGATATGGGTGGCTTAATTAAGAAAATGCCTATCACCGGCTGGACCTTTGTTGTTGGCGGCTTAGCCATTGCCGGTATTCCACCTTTTGCAGGCTTTTGGTCTAAGGATGAGATTCTCTTGGAAGCCTTTTTGCAAGGCCATTATGTGCTGTTTTTCATGGCAACTTTAACAGCCTTTTTGACAGCCTTTTATATGTGGCGAATGATTTTTTTGGTGTTCTTTGGTGAAGAAAAGGCCGGCAACAACCCCCATGAATCTCCCTTATCTATGACAGTGCCTTTGGTAATATTGGCAGTGTTTGCTACCTTTGCCGGCATCGTCGGAACTCCCTGGACACACCTGTGGCAAGATTGGATTTTCTACGGACATCCCCATCAGGTGGAACCGGTAATTTGGATTATGCTCTTGTCCGTTGCGGTGGCAGTGGCAGGTATTGCCCTTGCTTACCGCTTGTATGTGGCAGATAAGGATAAGGTGTTGGCAGGCAGTTTGGCCCAACGATTTAAACCCATTTATACGCTCTTATATAACAAGTATTATATGGATGAAATGTACCTTTGGTTTAACCATCAGGTGGTAGATAAGTCTGCCAAGTTGACATATCTCTTTGATATTTATGTTGTGGACGGTATTGTAAACGGCCTGGCTGCAATTACTAAGGGTTTAGGATGCGGTATTCGCTATTCTCAAACCGGTAGAATGCAGACCTATGCACTGGTTTTCTTCATGGCGGTGCTGGTGATCACTGTGATACTGGCCTTTAATGATACTTCATCAACTCCCCTGATAATGGGAGGTGTTAAATAA
- a CDS encoding YraN family protein — translation MIKLTFARIRTGQQGERAAVKYLRKMGMRIKCCNYRCPLGEMDIIAVDKGVLVFIEVRSRKSTNYGLPQETVDWRKIAKLRQIANYYIVENKLTHSHCRFDVVAVQLNYKGAVEKLDHIVDAF, via the coding sequence GTGATTAAATTGACCTTTGCACGTATAAGAACCGGTCAACAGGGGGAGCGGGCCGCTGTTAAGTATCTCCGGAAAATGGGAATGCGTATAAAATGTTGTAATTATCGCTGTCCCTTGGGGGAAATGGATATCATAGCAGTGGACAAGGGAGTGTTGGTATTTATAGAGGTGCGCTCACGAAAATCTACCAACTATGGCTTGCCCCAGGAAACTGTTGATTGGCGCAAAATTGCTAAGCTGCGCCAAATAGCCAATTATTACATTGTAGAAAACAAGCTTACCCACAGTCACTGTCGTTTTGATGTGGTGGCGGTGCAATTAAATTATAAGGGTGCCGTTGAAAAATTAGACCATATTGTAGACGCATTTTAA
- a CDS encoding complex I subunit 4 family protein, which produces MAFSLLTLALLTPIAAALVLVFLPKDENHLHRYVAAAGTFVPLAISLYVFFAYDKAMGGLQFVHQIPWIRDLGVTFYMGVDGLSLPMMLLTNLIGFCAVFASWNINNRTKEFFVLLLILIAGVMGTFIAQDLFIFLLFYEIVVIPIYIMVIVWGSSKRVTKEYAGMKLTIYLLIGSAFLLAAVIATLVKAVQITGTADMSFYGLAQIDFPEQFQVWMFLLMLIGFGSLLSMWPFHSWSPDGYAGAPTAVSMIHAGVLKKIGGYGLIRMAVYVMPAGAAFWAPYMAVLGVIGCAYAAMGALYQRDLKYLVGYSSVSHMGYVMLGVAALSVVGVNGAVANMFAHGVMAALFFAMIGFIYEKTNTRSIPELGGLARQMPRLTVGFMLAAMASLGLPGLITFIPEFTIFIGAFERFGLLAVIAIAGIIITALYVLRAGANTLFGPPKEKYKHLKDIRGPELVPLVVLGFVLVIGGILPSLLFDMINSGVEPILTHVNDHLPTSVQIGGGY; this is translated from the coding sequence ATGGCTTTTTCATTACTGACTTTGGCACTGCTCACTCCCATTGCCGCCGCCTTGGTGCTGGTGTTTTTGCCCAAAGATGAAAATCACCTGCACAGGTACGTGGCTGCCGCCGGTACCTTTGTTCCTTTGGCCATCAGCCTGTATGTATTTTTTGCCTATGATAAGGCCATGGGTGGATTGCAGTTTGTACATCAAATACCTTGGATTCGCGATCTGGGCGTTACCTTTTATATGGGAGTGGACGGCTTATCGCTGCCCATGATGCTGCTGACTAACCTAATTGGTTTTTGTGCAGTGTTTGCATCTTGGAATATTAATAACCGTACCAAAGAATTTTTTGTGCTGCTGCTGATTTTAATAGCCGGTGTAATGGGAACTTTTATTGCCCAAGACTTGTTTATTTTCCTCTTGTTCTACGAAATTGTGGTTATACCCATTTACATTATGGTGATAGTCTGGGGTAGCTCAAAAAGGGTTACCAAAGAATATGCCGGCATGAAACTGACCATATATCTTTTAATTGGTTCTGCCTTTTTATTGGCAGCGGTTATTGCCACCTTAGTGAAAGCGGTACAAATAACCGGGACTGCGGATATGAGCTTTTACGGGCTGGCACAAATTGATTTTCCTGAGCAGTTCCAGGTATGGATGTTTCTGTTGATGTTGATTGGCTTTGGTTCTTTGCTGTCCATGTGGCCCTTCCACAGTTGGTCACCTGACGGTTATGCCGGTGCACCCACTGCTGTTTCAATGATACACGCCGGTGTTTTGAAGAAAATAGGCGGTTACGGTTTGATTCGGATGGCTGTTTATGTTATGCCGGCAGGGGCTGCCTTTTGGGCTCCCTATATGGCGGTGCTCGGTGTCATTGGCTGTGCCTACGCCGCCATGGGTGCCTTGTACCAAAGGGATTTAAAATACCTGGTGGGATATTCCTCAGTTAGTCATATGGGTTATGTAATGCTCGGTGTGGCAGCACTGAGTGTGGTGGGTGTCAACGGGGCTGTGGCCAATATGTTTGCTCACGGGGTGATGGCTGCCCTGTTCTTTGCCATGATTGGGTTTATCTATGAAAAAACCAATACCCGCTCGATACCTGAATTGGGTGGTTTGGCCCGTCAAATGCCTAGACTGACTGTAGGCTTTATGCTGGCTGCCATGGCTTCATTGGGTCTTCCCGGCTTGATTACCTTTATCCCTGAGTTCACTATTTTTATAGGGGCCTTTGAACGCTTTGGCTTGCTGGCGGTAATAGCCATAGCAGGTATTATTATCACTGCCCTGTATGTATTGCGGGCCGGGGCCAACACCTTATTTGGACCACCTAAGGAAAAGTATAAGCATCTTAAGGATATCAGAGGGCCGGAATTGGTTCCCTTGGTGGTGTTGGGATTTGTATTGGTAATTGGAGGTATATTGCCTTCGCTGCTCTTTGATATGATTAACAGCGGTGTGGAACCTATTTTGACTCATGTTAACGATCACCTGCCCACTTCCGTTCAAATAGGGGGGGGATATTAA
- a CDS encoding NuoI/complex I 23 kDa subunit family protein translates to MFGSGLIKGLSITLKELFTKKVTVQYPDEIYPLPERFHGRFKLDVNSCISCGLCVRSCPNKAIMLESETVAKKRRLLKYQIDLKYCMFCGFCVEVCPKKALGYIKDFELCQYKWEKIPLLLANEEPTPQEERERLEAEAKKAEEAKKAAAEAAKAEKETAVSTAPGKED, encoded by the coding sequence GTGTTTGGATCAGGACTGATAAAAGGTTTATCTATAACTTTAAAGGAGCTCTTTACAAAAAAAGTAACCGTTCAGTATCCGGATGAGATCTATCCGCTTCCCGAGCGCTTTCACGGACGTTTCAAGTTAGATGTAAACTCCTGCATCAGTTGCGGCCTCTGTGTACGCTCCTGCCCTAACAAAGCCATAATGTTGGAGTCCGAAACGGTGGCAAAAAAAAGGCGGTTACTAAAATATCAAATAGATCTAAAGTATTGTATGTTTTGCGGGTTTTGTGTGGAGGTATGCCCTAAAAAAGCCTTGGGGTATATCAAGGACTTTGAATTATGCCAGTATAAGTGGGAAAAGATACCACTGCTACTGGCCAATGAAGAGCCAACGCCCCAGGAAGAGCGGGAGCGCTTGGAAGCAGAGGCTAAAAAAGCAGAGGAAGCTAAAAAAGCTGCCGCTGAGGCTGCCAAAGCTGAAAAAGAAACAGCTGTTTCCACAGCTCCCGGCAAGGAGGATTGA
- a CDS encoding NADH-quinone oxidoreductase subunit D translates to MLRTEEFVLNMGPQHPATHGVLRLLLTMDGETVVKAEPIIGYLHRGIEKLAESRTYSQFIPYTDRLDYLASMLMNLGYVQAIEKMMGIEVPERAEYIRVITSEMSRICSHCIAVGTFALDLGAFTGFMYPLRERERLMDMLEMITGSRMTFSYMRIGGVAADLPEEFYPAMEEFLKIFPACVDEYDGLITGNEIFQARTKNIGVLKPETAIKYSMSGPVLRGSGVNYDLRKARPYGIYDRFDFDVPVGEKGDCFDRFRCRMEEMRQSQRIIEQALEQLAELPPGPVIAKVPRVIKPPKGEVYHEIESAKGILGYYVVSDGTTNPYRIHVRRPSFLNLDYIDQLCRGWKLADLVAILGSLDIVLGEVDC, encoded by the coding sequence ATGTTGAGAACAGAAGAGTTTGTCTTAAATATGGGTCCTCAACACCCTGCTACACACGGTGTATTGCGACTGCTCTTGACCATGGATGGAGAGACAGTGGTTAAGGCTGAACCCATTATCGGTTACCTGCACCGTGGCATTGAGAAGCTGGCAGAATCTAGAACCTATTCACAATTTATACCGTACACCGACCGGTTGGACTACTTGGCTTCTATGCTGATGAATCTCGGTTACGTACAGGCCATAGAAAAAATGATGGGCATAGAGGTGCCGGAAAGGGCGGAATATATTCGTGTAATCACCTCAGAAATGTCCCGGATTTGCAGTCATTGTATAGCGGTTGGAACCTTTGCCCTGGACTTAGGTGCATTTACCGGCTTTATGTACCCCTTAAGGGAAAGGGAAAGACTGATGGATATGTTGGAAATGATAACCGGCTCCAGAATGACCTTTAGCTATATGCGCATTGGTGGCGTGGCAGCTGATTTACCCGAAGAATTTTACCCGGCCATGGAAGAGTTTCTAAAAATATTTCCCGCCTGTGTGGACGAATATGACGGGCTGATCACCGGCAATGAAATATTTCAGGCCCGTACCAAAAATATTGGTGTTTTGAAACCGGAAACTGCCATCAAATACAGCATGAGCGGTCCGGTACTGCGGGGATCCGGTGTAAACTATGATTTGCGCAAGGCCCGTCCCTATGGAATTTATGATCGTTTTGACTTCGATGTGCCAGTGGGTGAAAAGGGTGACTGTTTTGATCGATTCCGCTGCCGTATGGAGGAGATGCGCCAGTCCCAACGTATAATTGAACAGGCCTTAGAGCAGCTGGCAGAACTGCCGCCGGGTCCTGTTATTGCTAAAGTTCCCAGGGTGATTAAGCCCCCTAAAGGGGAGGTATATCACGAAATTGAAAGTGCAAAGGGAATCTTGGGTTATTATGTGGTCAGTGACGGAACCACCAATCCCTATCGGATTCATGTTCGCCGTCCATCTTTTTTAAACCTCGACTATATTGACCAACTTTGCCGAGGATGGAAACTGGCAGACCTTGTTGCTATTTTAGGTAGTTTGGACATTGTGCTGGGAGAAGTGGATTGTTAA
- a CDS encoding NuoB/complex I 20 kDa subunit family protein — protein sequence MEIKKACLEKHPIEEMTTDPVIIEEVKRTVALAPLEKVFNLARAHSLWPMTFGLACCAIEMMAAGGPRFDLARFGYEVFRPSPRQADVMIVAGTITHKMAPFIKRIYHQMPEPKWVIAMGSCAISGGPFVDSYSVVPGTDQLVPVDVYVPGCPPRPDALIQGMILLKHKVMNPKVVDEQPWKAIK from the coding sequence ATGGAAATAAAAAAAGCATGCCTTGAAAAACACCCCATTGAAGAGATGACCACCGACCCCGTCATTATTGAAGAGGTGAAAAGAACAGTGGCATTAGCACCGCTGGAAAAGGTATTTAACCTAGCCAGGGCCCACTCATTGTGGCCAATGACCTTTGGTTTGGCCTGCTGTGCCATTGAAATGATGGCTGCCGGTGGGCCGCGATTTGATTTGGCCCGGTTTGGCTATGAGGTATTTCGTCCGTCACCCAGACAGGCGGACGTAATGATTGTGGCGGGTACCATTACCCATAAGATGGCTCCCTTTATTAAGAGAATTTATCACCAAATGCCGGAGCCAAAATGGGTTATAGCCATGGGCAGCTGTGCCATATCCGGCGGCCCCTTTGTAGACTCCTACAGTGTTGTACCGGGTACAGATCAATTGGTTCCCGTTGACGTATATGTTCCTGGATGCCCTCCCCGCCCGGATGCGCTGATACAGGGCATGATTTTACTTAAACATAAGGTGATGAATCCGAAGGTGGTGGATGAGCAGCCATGGAAAGCAATCAAATAA
- a CDS encoding NADH-quinone oxidoreductase subunit J, whose product MEGITTAIAFWMLAAVILGSALMVVVGKHIVHSVLCLVVTFLGTAGVFLILDAKFLAAIQVLVYAGSVSIMIVFGVMLTQRGDMKASNLFNKRTLITVPIALLTLVVAGLLAFKSSSKVAVAGGAVPADTVGGIGALLFSNYLIPFELAGVLVLVVMIGAVFLTKEVKANADND is encoded by the coding sequence ATGGAAGGTATTACCACAGCAATAGCTTTTTGGATGTTAGCAGCGGTAATTTTGGGTTCAGCCCTAATGGTGGTGGTGGGAAAGCACATAGTACACAGCGTTCTGTGTTTGGTGGTGACTTTCCTGGGCACCGCAGGGGTGTTCTTGATCTTAGACGCTAAATTTCTGGCAGCCATCCAGGTGCTGGTATATGCAGGCTCCGTTTCAATTATGATTGTATTTGGGGTCATGCTTACCCAGAGGGGGGATATGAAGGCCAGCAATTTGTTTAATAAGCGCACGCTGATAACTGTACCCATCGCTCTTCTAACCCTTGTGGTGGCAGGTCTGCTTGCCTTCAAAAGCAGCTCCAAGGTTGCGGTAGCCGGGGGAGCGGTTCCGGCAGATACGGTGGGGGGCATAGGTGCCCTCTTGTTTTCAAACTATCTTATACCCTTTGAGCTGGCAGGAGTATTGGTGCTGGTGGTGATGATTGGAGCGGTATTCTTGACCAAGGAGGTGAAAGCTAATGCTGACAACGATTAG
- a CDS encoding NADH-quinone oxidoreductase subunit N, protein MPFDYSLLTVEIMLAVLGAAVLILGLLTPPGAQKGIGPITVLGLMGTLAVAICLWKLEGTLFGGMFIVDKYAGFFKILFLSAAVLVTLGCIKYIDNMGVRSEYYSMLVFSTLGMTVMASAGDFITMYMGLELMTIAFIIMVAMRKANAKAVESGMKYVILAGISSATMLYGLSLVYGMTGTIMIYDIAQILVAGQMAPILSLGLAMLVAGMGFKVAVVPFHMWSPDVYEGAPTPVTAYLAVASKAASFAILVRLFMGGLIGVAGSWIMLIALLAALSMIIGNLLAIPQTNIKRMLAYSGIAQAGYILVGLVAATEAGIKGVMFYCFLYVFATMGAFIVVAAVYNKIKSTEIADYAGLAQRAPLLAAVLTISMLSMAGIPPMAGFVGKFYLFKTVIADFLWLALLGLIMSMISVYYYLRVTLVMYRDKPKDSSPIQLSGGVRVTLLVAMIGTLIIGIYPGPLSEAVNAAAASFFIN, encoded by the coding sequence ATGCCGTTTGATTACAGTTTGCTAACAGTGGAAATAATGCTTGCTGTCCTTGGTGCTGCAGTGTTGATACTGGGATTGCTGACTCCCCCTGGTGCCCAAAAGGGCATAGGACCAATCACAGTGCTGGGTTTAATGGGAACACTGGCAGTGGCCATTTGTTTATGGAAGCTGGAAGGAACGCTTTTTGGCGGCATGTTTATTGTTGACAAATATGCCGGCTTCTTTAAAATTTTATTTTTATCAGCAGCTGTATTGGTAACCCTAGGCTGTATCAAATACATTGATAATATGGGCGTGCGCAGTGAATATTACTCTATGCTGGTATTTTCCACCTTGGGTATGACGGTGATGGCCTCTGCGGGGGATTTTATCACCATGTACATGGGCTTAGAATTAATGACCATTGCCTTTATCATCATGGTTGCAATGCGTAAAGCCAATGCCAAGGCTGTGGAATCCGGTATGAAGTATGTTATTTTAGCAGGCATATCTTCGGCAACCATGTTGTATGGTCTGTCCTTGGTGTACGGCATGACCGGAACCATTATGATTTACGATATTGCTCAAATATTGGTTGCCGGCCAAATGGCACCCATATTATCCCTTGGTTTAGCTATGCTGGTGGCCGGGATGGGCTTTAAGGTGGCGGTGGTTCCATTTCATATGTGGTCCCCCGATGTATATGAGGGTGCTCCCACCCCTGTCACTGCCTACCTGGCCGTTGCCTCAAAGGCTGCATCCTTTGCCATTTTAGTAAGGCTGTTTATGGGCGGTTTAATAGGTGTGGCCGGTTCATGGATAATGCTGATTGCCCTTTTGGCTGCATTATCTATGATTATTGGCAACCTTTTAGCGATACCCCAAACCAACATCAAACGGATGCTTGCCTACTCAGGTATTGCCCAGGCGGGTTATATTTTAGTCGGCCTGGTGGCAGCCACCGAAGCCGGAATTAAGGGTGTTATGTTTTACTGTTTCTTATATGTGTTTGCCACCATGGGGGCCTTTATTGTGGTGGCAGCGGTTTACAATAAAATTAAGAGTACGGAAATTGCTGACTATGCAGGTCTGGCCCAGCGTGCACCGCTGTTGGCAGCGGTGCTCACTATCAGTATGCTGTCAATGGCCGGCATTCCGCCAATGGCGGGTTTTGTGGGCAAGTTTTACCTGTTTAAAACTGTGATTGCTGACTTTCTCTGGCTGGCGCTGCTGGGTTTAATCATGTCTATGATATCCGTGTATTACTATCTGCGGGTCACTTTGGTGATGTATCGGGATAAGCCTAAAGACAGCAGTCCCATTCAGCTGTCCGGGGGGGTAAGGGTTACTCTCCTTGTTGCTATGATTGGCACGCTGATAATTGGCATTTACCCCGGCCCGCTGTCTGAGGCGGTAAATGCTGCGGCCGCCAGTTTCTTCATAAACTAG